Genomic segment of Ktedonobacteraceae bacterium:
TCGATACGCAAGGCGCTCGGTATCCCCATGCAAGGCTCAACGTACTCACAGAAATGGCTGGTCATCGATTCCATTCAGGATGAGCAACCCTCCACGACGATTACGTTTTTCTGCAACCCGCGGCGTCCGGCGGTCACCGTACCTGCTCCGCAGCAGCGCAGGCGTTGGGAGTTCATGCTACTGCCAGGCGAACAAGAGGCGAAACTGTTGCAGCCGGAAACAATTCGAAAGCTCATTGTAGGGGTGGGAGCGGCCGTGGATGAGGGGAAGGTACCTTTGAGGTCGCCCTCCATCTCCCCTATGGCGGATGAGGGGAAGGAATCCTTGTGCCTATCCGTAATGGGAACTCACAATCCGCAGATTACTCGCCAGGCAATCTACACCTTCCATGCCCTGCTCGCTAAAACCTTCTCGAAAGGGCGCGTCTTTCTGCTGGGGGATGCCGCGCACCAGATGCCACCATTCGGCGGCCAGGCTATGAACAGTGGATTGCGCGATGCCCATAATTTGAGCTGGAAACTCTCCCTTGTTTTACAGGGCCTGGCAAATCCTTCCCTGCTGGATACCTACAACGTCGAGCGCCGGGAGCATGCCGCGCAGATGATCAGGCTCTCCAGATTCGCGGGTAGTATCGTCATGCCAATCTCCAGGCCGGTCGCTTTCTTACGCGATATCCTATTTCTCGCTCTCAACACTATACCCGCCATCCGCGAATATCTTACAGAAATGCGTATTAAGCCGCAGCCACGATATAAAAAGGGCTTTTTTCTGACCAGGGCTGATGAATCGGCGGTGGGCATGGTGAACCAGCCCCTACGCGGTATGGCCGATGAATCGGCGGTGGGCGCGATCAATCGGGCCACACGCCGTGTGGCCGCCGTAGGCCCCGATTTATCGCGGGCAGCGCCGATTCATCGGCCCATGGCAGGTCTTATGCTGCCCCAACCCGAAGTTACTACCCTGCAAGGCGACAAAGTACTGCTAGACGAGGTGCTTGGACCAGGATTTGCTCTCTTGCGTTATCTCGATGCATTGCAGGAAGATGCGTTAAATGCTTTCCCTGACCAGGAAATCTGGACAGAACTCGCTATCCGGCGCATTGGCGTATTGCCGGCCAGATCATCCGAACCCGCATCTGTATCATTATCGCCTGTTTCCACCCAGATAATCCTTATTCGTTCGGATCCCTTGAGTATTTTTCTCAGGCATAACCCTGATCTCTTCCTCCTGGTGCGCCCTGATCGCTATATCTTCGGTGCATTTCGATCAGGGCAGGCGGCGGCTTTTGCGACTGCCTTTCAGAGAATGCTTCAGGCAAAAGATGTGAGGGATGGATAACGACTCTTGTGGCCGTTATCCATCCCTCGCGAACTGTAGGGGTGACCCTTGAGATCGCCCTCAAATTCCTCCGGCTACCATTAAAGTCTTACACCTTGACGAACTGTGTTTCACCGATCACAGTAGCCCAATCACCGTTACTGCCTGAATACTGTGAAGCCATCCAGATATGATCGGAACTGAACCCATCATAAGAGGTCGACTCATAATCTCCCCAACGCGAATCACCGGTTGGAGCCAGGCCTTTCTGGAGGAACTTGCCGGCATCATGGAAGCGCCCCAATGGGAAGGTAGATCGCCGGCCCGTATAAGCAGTACTGGGATTCAATGAGCTGCTCATCGTATCGTAGATCATGATCAGATTGCCGTTTTGATCGGGCATCATCGCGCCGAAGGAGGCATCCTGGTCGCCCTGGAACCCGAAGTAGCCGCTCTGATAGAGGACGGCTCCTTTCAGAATCCCGTTGGCAATTTGAGGTGTCACCTGTCCCCAGAAAATCGCCGGAACGATCTGGCTCTTGTTAGCTACTGCTGTATCGATGGACCACGAGATAGTCCCGTTGGCAAAGACCGGAGTGGCGGTGATGCGCGTATCAATGGTCTCGATACATTGCGAGCAACCCGGCTCGTCAGCATTGGGAGGGGAAATGTAGGTTGTCGTTGAGACTTCTGTGCCCGCCAATTTTGTATCTGGCATGCCAGGATGTCTCATCGCCCATACCACGATCCCGCTGCAGGCAGACGAGAAGCAGTCATTCCCATTAGGATCCCCGTTTATGTTAAACGTGTTCACAAACAGCCCATCGGGAGGCCCGGCATAGGAGGGCGTTTCGCTCTGAACCGGCTGTACCGTATCTACGAGAACGCCGCCGACGCTCAACTGCGAGAAGCCGTAAGCAGTCACTTTCTTGCCGGCTTCCATGGCCTGCTTATTCGCGCCAAAGATCTCATCGTACTCATAGGCAGAACCTGGCTGGTTGAACATGTTGCCGCCGAAGTAGAAAGCCTTGGCGTCGAAGCCAACCTGGGTGTAGTCGGCAGCGTTCGTTGTGCCCAGCGACATGTCGAAAGCATACACGTTCCACATGCCGTTGGGATCGCCCGTCTGGCTCACCGCAATCCAGTAAAGTGTCTGGAAAGGGCAATTGGGTGCGATGCCAAAGGCTCCTTCAATCTGTAGCGTTGCCGCCCAGAATCGCCCATCATTGGGATCATAGAGCGCGCGTGGGTCACTCAAGAAAGGCCCTTTAGGATCACAATTATGCGGAGGGTTAGAAACGTTAAAGAACACCTGGGAGTTCTTGGGCCATCCCGCCTGAACGTGGCCGGAAGTATCGTAGACGGCGAAGGAAGTGTTTACTCCCTGGAAGACCCATTGCGTAGAGGCAGCGATTGCCATATCGGGCGGCTGGCAGCCGCCAAAATAAGGACAGATACTCGGCGAGTTAGCCATCCCCTGAAAACTGGTGATCGTAGGTGGCGTGTTGGGGTCGCTGCTGCTCGAATCTGTAGGCGCGTTGCCATAGGTCAGGGTAGGAGCATTTTTCGTGTGCGCTGCTGCCGCCTTGCGCTGCGCATAAACCGCCGGACTGACGCCCGTCAAAAATGGTAATGCTGTATGGTGACTTGCCGATCCGGGTGATTCTGCCGGCGCCTTATGCATATTGACGGTATGCATGGCCACTACTTTTGATGTAGCGGGTTTGGCAGAAATAGATGGACTTGCATGGGCCTCATTCGAGTTTTGTCCTCGAGCAAAGGCTATTCCCGCGCTCATCGTGCTGATAAGGAGTGCCGCGAGCACGAGAAACGAGGAAAAGACGACGCGCTGTTTTTGTGGCATGGCCATTGATCTCCTCAAAAGAAATCTCATGTTGAACCTGGTACATGGACAACATCAATGGAGAAATAGTCAACTAATCACTCCTCTTCATGGAAGCAATCGTACTTAGGCGCTGTGCAGTTTAGAGATCCCGGTGGGCGGCTCTCCACCTGAATCAATAGAAACATTCGGTCATGTGAGAAGATGACTAGAATCAAATTCCCCCTGCTAGTTTAATAACAGGAATTAAGATAAAAGTCAAGAGTAGAATCATGCAAATTATTAAATTGTTGAGCTATATGGAAAAACATATTAATCGTAGTAGTCGATAATAAATCATTGCCAGCTTGATTTTATCTGTACAATAAGTGAAAAAGTTCGAATTATACCAAAAATGCTGTAACTTTTTCCCCCACCTGCTACGTACAACGGATAGCAGATTCTTCACTGCGCTCAGAATGACATGCCCCGCACACGCTCCGGGGCATGTCATTCTGAGCGCAGTGAAGAATCCCCATGGAAGATTTCTGGCACATCCCGGCTCCAGTTCAGAAATTTTCCAACAGCGTTTTCATGTCTCGAAGGAAGGACTTCTCTAGATAGTCGCGAATCACTATGTCTAAATCAACCATCCCTATTGAAGAGCAATCTACAGATCGATTGGTAGCGATGCGGCCTCATTTTCTAGCGTCTGCGACGCATGTGCGCCTGTTACCGCGTGTCATTCTTGTCATGATGCTTAGCGGCCTGCTACTGCTTGATGCCATTCTTCCTCTAAAAGGTCTCTCTTTTGAAAGTGCGCTTTTATCACACTTGAGTAGCTGGGTACTTCTGCCTACACACCTGCTCTTTCCGCACCTGCCCACGAGCGGCCCGCTAACCGCAGGACCGTTGCCGCATCCGTTAGGGATCTCGCTGAGCTGGTGGGAAGCTACATTATTGCCGGGTATAATTCTCTTAATGTTTCTGCTCTACGCGTTGGCGCTGTATACTCTTCCCAGGATCATACATCTTCGCTACCTGATATACTCGACATTACTGCTGGGAATCGTGTGTTTGTTTTTCCCCGTCGTAACCTCATCCGATGCATTCTCTTACATTGCTTATGCGCATATGGAGGTCATTTATCATCTCAATCCACTCATTACGGCTCCCAGTGTTCTTCATGGAGATCTTATCCTCAAATATGTGTATTGGAAAGATCAGCCTTCGGCCTATGGGCCAACGTGGGTCGTCATAACAGGCTTTTTACAATGGCTGCTTGGCCTAACCGGCTCTGATGGCATCTTGCGCATGTTATTTACGTTGCGCGTGTTGGGACTAAGCGCGCATATAGGTTCCACGCTGCTGATATGGTCAATCAGCGGCCAGTTACAGCGTATCACCGGGGACATTGCGCCGGAAAAACGCATGCGGGTCGTTCTGGCTTTTGCCTGGAATCCGTTGTTGCTCTTCGAAGCCTGTGTCAACGCGCATAATGACGCTGTTCTCCTGTTCCTGATCCTGCTTACATTCTGGTTTCTCCTGCACGGCCCTCAGTTATCGTTGAAGTGGCTGCTTCCGGCAGCAGTAGTCTTAGCTTTAGCTACCTGTCTCAAAATCAACATACTGATCTTTGTTCCCGGCCTGCTGCTTTTCCTATGGATGCAGCGTCCGCGCAAAGTCTTCCGCCTGCTTTTCATCTCCGCGGTCTATTGCGGAGTGATTGTCCTTCTTTACATGCCATTCTGGCAACATGGAGCAGTGCTGCACGTTCTGAGCGTCAACCCGTCTACCTCGCGTGTCATCAACTCTCCCTATGATTTTCTGAGCCAGCTTTATAACGCGCTCATGCATGTTCCGATTCACCTGAACGCCGCCGGTGAAGCCGTTGCTACACCGGTTGAACGCCTGATGCACATGTTGAGCGTCCTCA
This window contains:
- a CDS encoding FAD-dependent monooxygenase, which gives rise to MMHQEMIDIKQYVSVIIVGAGPTGLTLGNLLGLQGVDTLILERNPALNDFPRAIAIDDEGLRVLQAAGLLEPMLRHILLNVSAHYVSGKRLFARVAPTANRNGFPLISTFHQPEFEAILLAGLKRFTCVDIAFQHTVETFEQSTQNVAVTVRAPDGSLKTMRCAYLLACDGGKSSIRKALGIPMQGSTYSQKWLVIDSIQDEQPSTTITFFCNPRRPAVTVPAPQQRRRWEFMLLPGEQEAKLLQPETIRKLIVGVGAAVDEGKVPLRSPSISPMADEGKESLCLSVMGTHNPQITRQAIYTFHALLAKTFSKGRVFLLGDAAHQMPPFGGQAMNSGLRDAHNLSWKLSLVLQGLANPSLLDTYNVERREHAAQMIRLSRFAGSIVMPISRPVAFLRDILFLALNTIPAIREYLTEMRIKPQPRYKKGFFLTRADESAVGMVNQPLRGMADESAVGAINRATRRVAAVGPDLSRAAPIHRPMAGLMLPQPEVTTLQGDKVLLDEVLGPGFALLRYLDALQEDALNAFPDQEIWTELAIRRIGVLPARSSEPASVSLSPVSTQIILIRSDPLSIFLRHNPDLFLLVRPDRYIFGAFRSGQAAAFATAFQRMLQAKDVRDG